The DNA segment ttagattatagtTTAACAATCACTAGTTTGCTTTTGGCTTATCGTCAtatagtctggttcaagaaggaCTAGAGTTGTTTCGGAGCATGAGGACAAGATTTGGTGCGACTCAGGTGATTAAACGCTACGGATGCGCATAGTGGACCTCTCGGTAAAGTAGGGCGGTTACAAGAAGCGTATGAGTTTGTATTCGCTATGAACCTATGCTTATCAAACCCGACGCCATCTTGTTGATAAGTCTCTGCAATGCCTGCAGCATCTATGGAGACACTGTGATGGGTGAAGAGATCGGAAAGGCGCTTCTCGAGATGGAAGAAACTTGGTTTTGAGTGTGAAGATTATGTTGCTTTCTTTTATCAAATGTGAAGGGAAATGGGTAGAGGTAGAGAAGGTGAGGAATGAgatgaaagaaaaaagaatcaaaacaaGACCTGGTTACAGTTTTTGTCGTGTGCAACTCAATTCATAACGGTTTATTTGAGGAATTTTTAAGCAAGAGCATCAGAGATATGGGCTGGCTTTTATTTCTCAAAGCCCAAATAAACAGAGagtaaaaaggttaaaaaattTATTCCGACCTGCCGGAATCGAACCAGCGACCTAAAGATTATCTGCAACTACTACAGTCTtccgctctaccaactgagctaaggtcGGATGCGATTTTGATtgcaacaaataaatatataacctATTTAAACTTGAGAAATAATAGTATCATCATCTTTTTATGCTTCTTTTGAAATTCTGATGACAGAAGTTTCAAATCATATCTAAAATGGGCAGTTTAATTTGGACAGTCAGATAATTATATATGAGAGGTATTCATATCATGGTCGTCCTCAGACATTACATTAATGTTGccaagttttttttcttctaattaaCCAAATCGTTGCACGATACAAAGATATGTAATTATATAAGCAAGTAATCTCGACGGTCTGTGCTGATTATTTAGTGtcaattatgttatatatattatatgaaacTGTCTTAAATAATTCTTGATTTAGCATCTTTTTAACGTATATACTAGTCCTAGTTGGGGCTACGAGTCTATGTGCTGACTGCTGAGTGCGTGCGTGAGTGTAAATCATTTTGTTCGTGAGTTGTGATCGTgttttacaatttatttattcCATCTATGCATTTTGTTTGATCAGGGGAGCATACAGATTCCTCCCAAAGTCAAATGAATTattaatattgaaaaataaaagctgaatttgtGATTAACCTAATAAGAACGTTAACAGTCTACCATGTGAAAATCTGTAATAAATTAGTCAAGACTATGGGCTTAATCATTCTTAATAAATTAAAGTCAGATGGACTAAAACCTAGTGGAGCTTTGCCTAACTACGTTGGAGAAGCATGACTAACCTCACGGTGTTTGTTTTGTAAACTGCCACCTTCATTTTTTAATAGGAAAGCATTCGTTGCTTGTAAAATGCAGCCTTATGGGCTTAATCATTGCTAATAAATTAAAGTAATATAGGAGAACTAAAGTTTAGAACATGCTCATATGAATAAACTTGCCTGTGAAAAatcatactccctccgttttttaatataagtcgttgtagagaaatttttttgttccaaattatatgtcgttttcggttttctatgtaaaatttattagtaattaataTTGTATGActaatggtaatatatcttttatttttctattggttgaattgtggttaggtaaataattaatgatgtttttgtttagaaaatataagaaattaatggttttcttaatataCGTGTGTAgttgtaaaacgacttatataaaaaaacggagggagtataactTTCACAAAGTTCATTGAAATTTTAGTGTTAGTTAAATAACTTCTTTAAGATTCAAAATTGAAATTTAGGTAATTGTTATCCAAATTATAACTAAGAATAATACATTTTTGAAACTTACTCAACTTGTGTCTTATGGCCAATGATATGATTACGAATGCTCATATTCTTAAAGCGGATAGGTACCCTGGCAGGTACAACATTGACAAAAACATGCTTTGGATAGAAGGGTGTGTATAGTCAACGTGCATAGATATAGCTTATGCTTGTAAGATTTGTATCGAACTTAAATCCGACGAAAGAAAGACTTCGTACATACACTGTCATCGAGACAGCAACAAAATTACATTTAGTTTCCAGTGATCAACTCTTTTTCAACAAATTGAACTAACAAATCCGCCTAACACAATACCACACGTATTTAAAatctcaaattttaattttaatattttaccagatcaatttcaaaataaatcgcttgttcctttcttttcctttgtagataacttttattttgatacattttGCATCCATGTGAATGAAAGGACTAAAACAGAACATTTGACTTGAATTCATAATATGGATTGttgaattataaaatttgacaATTGGCATAAAAGAAATTTACATCCATGTGAGAGGAAaggattaaaataaaatatttgaccCGAACTCATAAAATGGATAGttgaattataaaatttgacaACTATATACTAGAATATTGTCAAACAAAATAATCGTAGAGATTAACTTTTTACGTCATTTGGGATGAAGTAAAAGCTAGCacatatcaaaaatattatttagacAAATCTTACCTCTTAAGTACATCTACTAATTAAGCATTAGGTGTTCCAATTCCAGTTTTTCATTTGAATGGAGTTCTCCTCTGtcgaatatatattttagtgaaaaatatatatatatgaatatgatcTACATCACATAAAATCCGACTGTGAAATGTTGAGCATCTAGTCGTTAGGAATTTGGCTGGTTTTCTCGTCTATTACGTTCCTCCGTAGCCCCTTAGAAAACTTAAAGCTTCAGCAAGATTTGGTATCCAATCAAATGTGGCctgcgaagaagaagaatgcaAGGGGGACTGGGGGGAGAACACAAGGGCAGTGAAAGCAGCATAAGCAGGAAGACGAGGGAAAGTAGCGTAAGCAATACTAGCGCCTCTGAATTAGATTCTTGGCCTAACTTTAATGTATGTTTAGATCtctattatttgaaaatagaAATAGAAGGATGTGTGTGTATGTCAATGTAAATTTATGAGAAACTGATATGATTTACATATGTCCTACAATAGTGAGACTTTAATACATGAATTCATGACGACACCAATagatttttacattttatttgtCAATGGCTACAACATATTCAACAAAGAGAAGCTAACAAATCAACTTAACGTACGTATTCAGGGATGTTAAAACGGGCTTACCCGCCCATTTACGTCCAAGCCCGTTTACGTCCAAACCCGTTTAATAGATGTCCATTTAAAACCCGTTTAAATCAGACCCGTTTAGAGCCCGTTTATGTGAAGCCCATTTAACACTAAACCCGTTTCAAACCCGTTTCAAGCCcgtttacttaaaaaaaaaatgaacatgATCTATTTATATCATAGCTTATCTTTTCGATGAAACCTGTTAAATACCTGTCAAATAAAATATGAATCCAGAACCTTACATTGTTTTGCTTCAACTAAAAATTCAAAGTTTACAAATCACAGTCACAgcataattgaaaaataaagttCACACTTCACACTAAGTGTCCATAAGTTACTCTTTTCCTTCTTGAACGTCTACCAGGATCTGTCCATgttcaaaacataacatattatatattttcatcaaaaaaattataaactgaTGTAAAACAGAACCAGAAAACTATGTACCTTTGTTCCAGCAAACATATCAATCTTTTGATGTTGAAGACTCCACTCCATAATTACTTGCTTTCTTTCCAACATCTTCATTTTCATCAAAGAGATCTTCAATGGCACCTACAAAGTATAATATGAATtagttataagaaaatatagtcATAAAATAAAACGGCCTTTTAGCATTACCTTTGTATTCAGCAAAACCGCGCAACCAATTCCTAGTGCAAAGAAGAGCTTGGACATTTTTAGGCAAGAGACGGTTTCGGTATGGAGTTAAAACCCGGGATCCAATGCTAAAGGCAGACTCTGAAGCTACTGTGGTGATCGGAATGCTGAGGATGTCACGTGCCATCGATGCTAAATCTCCAAATCGATGTTGGTTCTCTTTCCAATAATTCAAGACATCCAAATCCAAGTTAGCCCTTCTGTTCAGCCTTGGCTCTTCCAAATATATATCCAAATGTGTCTTTGGGTTGCCAACTCCACCTCCAATGCTCTTTTCCAACTCAAAAAAATCCTTCATTATGAACATTTATATCAGATAAACAATTTCAAGATAAAGCATGACtgaaattatctaaaattatattaaattacttACATTATCATAATCATCTTCAAGTGGAGATTCTGTGACAATCTCTTGTGGAGTTGGTGTGAGTGAAACACCTGAAGAACTTGTTTGAGACCGTTTCTGATAGTCTTTGTAGAGTGCAGACAAACTATCCTTGAGTTCTTTTATCTTTAAACTTGAAGTAGAGGGATCCAATTTCTTATAAGCAGCTTCAAGCATCTCAATCTTTATTCTTGGATCTAAAGCTGCTCCCATAGCCAAGATTACACTGTAACTTTTCCAGTATTTATCAAACTTAACTTGCATCTCTCTGGCCATTTCTCTCACTCCATCATCATCACATTCTGCATATCTCTTCAATAACAATTGTATCCTCCATACTTGTGTGAAGTAGACATTCGAAGTAGGATACTTTGAACCCGAAAAAGAAGTCGTGATAGCACTGAATGGCTTCAAAAGGTCACAGATTTTTGCCCCACGTTTCCACTCATCCTCTGTAGGCAACGTCTTATACTTTGGATCATACAACTCCATGCTAGCAAATGCAGCCTTAAACTTGAGAGCTCTGAAAAGCATCTCATATGTAGAGTTCCAGCGAGTAGGAACATCAAGTGACAACCCCAATCCACTTGTAATTCTTACTCTCTCTACACATGCCGCAAATGCTTCTTGTCTTTGTGGCGATGCTTTCACATATCTAACACTTTCTCGGATATTATGCAGAAGACTGTTCGCTAATGCTAAGCCACTTTTCACTATGAGGTTTAGAATATGAGCACAGCATCTCACATGTATGTGTTTACCATCAGACAACAAACCTCCATCGCTTCCACCAATCATCTGAAGCTTACCCTTGAGGATTCTCAGCATACTGTTGTTGTTGGTGGCATTGTCCAACGTCATCGAGAAAACCTTCTTCTCCAAACCCCATCCCTTCAATGACTCAAAAACCTTATTAGCTATTTCCTCACCAGTATGTGGAGACTTCATCTCACAAAATTTTAAGATCTTGCTGTGTAATCTCCAGCCATCATCAATATAATGTCCAGTTAAGCAGATATAACCCATGTTTTGAGGACGAGCTACCCATAAATCAGCGGTGAGACAAACCCTACCACGGTGCTTCACAAACAGCCCTTTCAACTTCTCTTTCTCTATTTCATATCTCCTATAAACATCAAGAGCAGCAGTCTGTCTACAGATATGTTGAACGTCAGGATTTAAATACCTATCTCTTTCTCTAACTTTCTCATATTCCACGTATCGAAATGGTAGATCATGGTAAATGATAGACTCAGTAACCATCTCACGATCTACCATATGATCATACACATGCTTATCTACCTTCTTAGGCATCTTAGAACAAAACTCTAAATGCCGTTTCAACTGATTTGTACCATGAGTCTTACCAACCACTAATTTTGAATCACAATGAATGCACTTAGCCCTTTCTTTTCCATCCTCTTCTACCCCCACTAGTACAAAATCTTTCCAAACAAGTGAAGTTTTTCGACGCTTACGTTGAGGTTTCGCTGCTTGTGTTGATGCAGTGGCTTGTGGTTCACACTGAACTTCTGCTTCTGCTTCTGTTTCTGTTTCTGCCATTTCTTCATCTATATCAAATTCAACATCTTCATCATTCATGTCCATGTATTCACGTTGAGCTTCAAGAAGCGCCATTGTGTGCACAGTATCATAGTCCatctctgcaaaaaaaaaaaaacatatttaattattaaagaaacatatttaattat comes from the Brassica rapa cultivar Chiifu-401-42 chromosome A01, CAAS_Brap_v3.01, whole genome shotgun sequence genome and includes:
- the LOC103837607 gene encoding uncharacterized protein LOC103837607 isoform X1; this translates as MDYDTVHTMALLEAQREYMDMNDEDVEFDIDEEMAETETEAEAEVQCEPQATASTQAAKPQRKRRKTSLVWKDFVLVGVEEDGKERAKCIHCDSKLVVGKTHGTNQLKRHLEFCSKMPKKVDKHVYDHMVDREMVTESIIYHDLPFRYVEYEKVRERDRYLNPDVQHICRQTAALDVYRRYEIEKEKLKGLFVKHRGRVCLTADLWVARPQNMGYICLTGHYIDDGWRLHSKILKFCEMKSPHTGEEIANKVFESLKGWGLEKKVFSMTLDNATNNNSMLRILKGKLQMIGGSDGGLLSDGKHIHVRCCAHILNLIVKSGLALANSLLHNIRESVRYVKASPQRQEAFAACVERVRITSGLGLSLDVPTRWNSTYEMLFRALKFKAAFASMELYDPKYKTLPTEDEWKRGAKICDLLKPFSAITTSFSGSKYPTSNVYFTQVWRIQLLLKRYAECDDDGVREMAREMQVKFDKYWKSYSVILAMGAALDPRIKIEMLEAAYKKLDPSTSSLKIKELKDSLSALYKDYQKRSQTSSSGVSLTPTPQEIVTESPLEDDYDNDFFELEKSIGGGVGNPKTHLDIYLEEPRLNRRANLDLDVLNYWKENQHRFGDLASMARDILSIPITTVASESAFSIGSRVLTPYRNRLLPKNVQALLCTRNWLRGFAEYKGAIEDLFDENEDVGKKASNYGVESSTSKD